In one window of Mercurialis annua linkage group LG4, ddMerAnnu1.2, whole genome shotgun sequence DNA:
- the LOC126678285 gene encoding uncharacterized protein LOC126678285: protein MDMGTCDYGFCCWVNYPLDKLAEIYTREIVRLHGVPYSIVSDRDPRFTSSVSDKVFLKISPWKEILRFGKRGKLSPRFIGPYEVIEKIGPVAYRLALPPELSQIHNVFHVSMLRRYMSDPSYVLQVQPIELKDDLSYEEERVTILAKEDKELRNKVIPLVKVLWKHHRSEEAT from the exons ATGGACATGGGAACATGTGACTATGGATTTTGTTGTTGG GTAAACTATCCTCTTGATAAACTTGCTGAGATTTACACTAGGGAGATAGTTAGACTGCATGGTGTTCCATATTCTATCGTGTCTGATAGGGATCCGAGATTTACATCAAG TGTGAGTGATAAAGTGTTTCTCAAGATTTCTCCATGGAAAGAGATATTAAGATTTGGCAAGCGAGGGAAACTAAGTCCAAGGTTCATTGGTCCATATGAAGTAATCGAGAAAATTGGTCCAGTGGCTTATAGGTTAGCCTTACCTCCAGAGTTATCGCAGATTCATAACGTCTTTCATGTTTCAATGCTACGGAGATACATGAGTGATCCTAGTTACGTCTTACAAGTTCAACCTATAGAGCTAAAGGATGATTTATCATATGAAGAAGAACGAGTTACTATTTTAGCAAAGGAAGATAAAGAATTAAGAAATAAGGTTATTCCTCTAGTAAAAGTATTGTGGAAACATCATAGAAGTGAGGAAGCAACTTGA
- the LOC126678286 gene encoding uncharacterized protein LOC126678286, with product MPPKPNKPLLLYLSADHELLGCMLAYEDEGVERAVYYLGQGLTNTEIRYTDIEKMCLCLYFTCYKLRYYMLPVVVYVLSKTDIIKAVKGQVLADFLSDHPCISLEEVKVNYIDVTTWRMWFDGSRSSQGAEEEIHIMFQLGAAYKVSFALNFECTNNQAEYEALIFGLEILAELGATAIHVWGDSLLVIKQVIGAFKCESELLVRSDNFIANDLDQNSSGYKANFEAMEREAQNLHTGGITIEEVLVGDLYKKVFEGLLFRCIGPKEAMLAATKVHEEIAGAH from the exons ATGCCTCCTAAGCCGAACAAGCCTCTGTTACTATATTTATCGGCCGACCATGAATTATTGGGTTGCATGCTCGCCTACGAAGATGAAGGAGTAGAAAGAGCGGTTTATTATCTGGGTCAAGGATTGACCAATACAGAAATCcgctataccgacatagaaaaaatgtgCTTATGCCTTTACTTCACATGCTATAAACTTCGGTATTACATGCTACCGGTAGTGGTTTATGTTTTGTCTAAGACCGATATCATCAA GGCGGTAAAAGGGCAAGTCTTAGCCGATTTCTTGTCAGATCACCCATGTATTTCCCTAGAGGAGGTGAAAGTGAATTATATTGATGTAACCACTTGGAGAATGTGGTTTGATGGATCCAGAAGTAGCCAAGGAGCAGAAGAGGAAATTCATATTATGTTTCAATTGGGGGCAGCATATAAAGTATCCTTCGCCCTGAATTTTGAGTGTACCAACAATCAAGCCGAGTATGAAGCTTTGATATTTGGTTTAGAGATATTGGCCGAGCTGGGGGCAACTGCGATACACGTATGGGGAGATTCCTTGTTAGTCATCAAGCAGGTGATTGGGGCATTCAAATGCGAGTCTGAGCTCCTGGTCAg ATCCGACAACTTCATAGCCAATGACTTGGATCAGAACAGCAGTGGCTACAAGGCTAACTTCGAGGCAATGGAAAGAGAAGCGCAGAATCTCCATACTGGGGGCATTACAATCGAGGAAG TCCTTGTGGGCGATCTCTACAAGAAGGTATTTGAAGGATTGTTATTTCGTTGTATCGGCCCTAAAGAAGCAATGTTAGCAGCGACCAAAGTTCATGAAGAGATAGCGGGAGCTCACTAG
- the LOC126678287 gene encoding uncharacterized protein LOC126678287, whose amino-acid sequence MRRLIHKYEFYWPKMEQDCIRYAKGCDACQRCGPIQHVPAKELNSIIKPWPFRGWAMDLIGEIYPSLSDCHTFVIIATCYFTEWGTMFTGGDMVEWASQMKIKLPHSTPYYAQANGQVEATNKTIKLIVQNMIEDNPRRWHVLLSETVWANITNQKLATGTSPFRMVYGNDTMLPMELSVMSTRCLHQRKFVSG is encoded by the exons ATGAGGCGGCTGATTCACAAGTACGAGTTctattggccgaaaatggagCAAGACTGCATCAGATACGCGAAGGGGTGTGATGCATGTCAAAGATGTGGGCCTATTCAGCATGTTCCGGCCAAAGAATTGAATTCCATCATCAAGCCATGGCCATTCCGAGGATGGGCTATGGACCTGATAGGGGAAATTTACCCTTCTTTGTCTGATTGCCATACTTTTGTGATTATCGCCACTTGCTACTTCACAGAGTGG GGAACAATGTTTACAGGGGGTGACATGGTGGAATGGGCCTCGCAGATGAAGATCAAACTGCCGCACTCAACGCCTTATTATGCGCAGGCCAATGGTCAGGTCGAAGCAACTAACAAAACCATCAAGTTGATCGTCCAGAATATGATTGAAGATAATCCAAGACGGTGGCACGTTTTGCTATCAGAGACTGTCTGGGCAAACATAACCAATCAAAAATTGGCTACAGGAACTTCACCTTTTAGGATGGTGTATGGGAACGACACAATGCTGCCAATGGAATTGTCGGTCATGTCAACTCGCTGTCTTCATCAAAGAAAATTTGTCTCAGGGTGA
- the LOC126678289 gene encoding probable transcription factor At1g61730: protein MFNQRKFSYILCSRLLQLTKSTHGDGDAKKPRLWSQDDEIVVLQGILHFSKDTQTDPTRDIASFFHSIIKSLHFPATLTQFKDKLMRLKRKFNHHAHKDMAFSNTHSQKTFNLSKQIWGAQGCIISVNPKKMSASELVMNVGNKPDFKTLPFLNIGLTQMGDYVVMKALKMLHTHEKAHLQAKLRKLHAADLQLFIDRLQFLKEHAQLIIASYND from the exons ATGTTCAATCAAAGAAAATTTTCTTATATTCTCTGTAGTCGTCTTCTTCAA TTAACAAAGAGCACTCATGGAGATGGAGATGCTAAGAAACCTCGACTTTGGAGTCAAGATGACGAGATTGTTGTCTTACAAGGTATTCTTCATTTTTCTAAAGACACTCAAACTGATCCTACCAGGGACATTGCTTCTTTTTTCCATTCTATTATCAAATCCCTTCATTTTCCTGCTACTCTCACTCAATTCAAAGATAAGCTCATGAGATTGAAAAGGAAGTTCAACCATCATGCTCACAAAGATATGGCCTTTTCTAACACTCACTCTCAAAAAACATTCAATTTGTCTAAACAAATTTGGGGTGCCCAAGGATGCATTATTAGTGTTAACCCAAAAAAGATGTCTGCTTCTGAATTGGTTATGAATGTTGGCAACAAACCCGACTTCAAGACTCTTCCTTTCCTTAATATTGGTCTCACTCAAATGGGGGATTATGTGGTCATGAAGGCTCTCAAGATGCTCCACACACATGAAAAAGCCCACCTTCAAGCCAAGTTGAGGAAATTGCATGCGGCTGACTTGCAGCTATTTATTGATCGCCTTCAATTTCTCAAGGAACATGCGCAGCTGATCATCGCTTCCTATAACGACTGA
- the LOC126679141 gene encoding pentatricopeptide repeat-containing protein At4g38150, producing the protein MGSMSKLSNFAVKRNSLSQALRRFSSTPRFNVSDDDDDEQPPQPIPNRPLRGQPPKSHSQSDHDFLHKFKLRPHTHTTTANPPPPPPPPVADNDSNSPPPEANDIFKKMKETGLIPNAVAMLDGLCKDGLVQEAMKLFALMRDRATIPEVVVYTAVIDGFFKAHQPHDAKRIFAKMMDNSIVPNAFTYTVLIQGLCKCNLVDDAVHFCLRMLDAAHSPNVATFVGLVDALCRANGVQAAQGVVHDLRKKGFYVNDKAVREFLDKNAPLSSDLAQAIFGNKPSPTPF; encoded by the coding sequence ATGGGTTCAATGTCAAAGCTGAGTAATTTTGCAGTGAAACGCAATTCCCTGTCACAAGCCTTACGGCGTTTCAGCTCAACACCCAGGTTCAATGTcagtgatgatgatgatgatgaacaGCCACCTCAACCCATTCCAAACAGACCTTTACGAGGCCAACCACCCAAATCTCACTCTCAATCCGATCATGATTTTCTCCACAAATTCAAACTCCGCCCCCACACTCACACTACCACTGCCAACCCTCcgcctcctcctcctcctcctgtTGCTGATAATGATTCCAATTCCCCACCTCCAGAAGCCAATGATATCTTCAAGAAGATGAAAGAAACGGGCCTCATCCCTAATGCCGTCGCCATGCTCGACGGCCTCTGCAAAGATGGCCTTGTCCAAGAAGCCATGAAACTGTTTGCTTTAATGCGTGACAGAGCTACCATTCCTGAGGTGGTTGTTTACACTGCTGTTATTGATGGCTTTTTCAAAGCACATCAACCCCATGACGCCAAACGCATTTTCGCCAAAATGATGGATAATTCTATCGTTCCTAATGCTTTTACTTATACCGTGTTGATTCAAGGTTTGTGCAAATGTAATTTGGTTGATGACGCCGTTCATTTCTGTCTGCGAATGTTGGATGCTGCTCATTCCCCAAATGTTGCTACTTTTGTTGGTTTGGTTGACGCCTTATGTAGAGCAAATGGCGTCCAAGCAGCGCAGGGCGTTGTCCATGATTTGAGGAAAAAAGGGTTCTATGTTAATGATAAAGCTGTGAGAGAATTCTTGGATAAGAATGCTCCTTTATCGTCGGATCTTGCTCAAGCCATATTTGGCAACAAACCTTCACCTACACCTTTTTGA